From the Solibacillus sp. FSL R5-0449 genome, one window contains:
- a CDS encoding AzlC family ABC transporter permease produces MQGIKDCVPTLLGYISIGLAFGVVGIASGISVLEVFLLSVLVYAGSAQFIFCGLYLAGAPVTAVIVTIFIVNLRHLLMSLTIAPYFTKYSTLRNIGFGTLLTDETFGVSVVAAGKEGRLGGRWMDGLNITAYTSWIAACTVGGIIGQWLPDPEKWGLDYALVAMFVALLVLTLASIPKEKLMHYIKLIAIMVISMYGMLYFMPGHLAVLLSTMVVATIGVVLEK; encoded by the coding sequence ATGCAGGGGATAAAAGATTGCGTACCAACATTACTCGGGTATATTAGCATCGGTCTTGCATTTGGTGTGGTCGGAATTGCATCAGGCATATCGGTATTGGAAGTATTTTTACTGTCGGTGCTTGTATATGCCGGGTCCGCCCAGTTTATCTTTTGTGGATTGTATTTAGCAGGAGCTCCTGTAACAGCGGTCATTGTCACAATCTTTATCGTCAATTTACGGCACTTGCTCATGTCTTTGACAATTGCACCGTACTTCACCAAGTATTCGACACTGCGTAATATCGGGTTCGGGACATTGCTGACAGATGAAACATTCGGTGTCTCTGTCGTTGCTGCCGGAAAAGAAGGGCGTCTTGGCGGAAGGTGGATGGATGGTTTAAACATAACGGCCTATACAAGCTGGATTGCCGCGTGTACAGTTGGGGGCATTATCGGGCAATGGCTGCCGGATCCGGAAAAATGGGGCCTGGATTATGCTTTAGTGGCAATGTTTGTTGCGCTGCTTGTCCTGACGCTTGCGAGCATTCCAAAAGAAAAATTAATGCATTACATAAAACTGATTGCCATTATGGTGATCAGCATGTACGGGATGCTTTACTTCATGCCGGGGCATTTAGCTGTTCTGTTATCAACAATGGTCGTTGCGACGATTGGGGTGGTATTGGAAAAATGA
- a CDS encoding AzlD domain-containing protein, translating into MTTSLAMVLLILGCALVTWIPRVMPFILVKNMKMPKIVLRWLAYIPVCILSALVIEGFFEKEEAFVTVQWLNVIAFIPTLFIALLTKSLSKTVVAGVVTMAGLRLLFG; encoded by the coding sequence ATGACAACCTCGTTAGCGATGGTATTATTAATTTTAGGATGTGCCTTAGTGACATGGATACCTAGAGTAATGCCGTTTATATTAGTGAAGAATATGAAAATGCCGAAAATCGTCCTGCGATGGCTTGCCTACATACCGGTTTGTATATTGTCCGCTCTCGTAATTGAAGGTTTCTTCGAGAAAGAAGAAGCATTCGTTACGGTTCAGTGGCTGAATGTAATTGCGTTTATTCCAACACTATTTATTGCTTTACTTACAAAAAGTTTATCAAAAACCGTAGTTGCCGGTGTCGTGACAATGGCGGGACTGCGGTTATTATTCGGTTGA
- the lspA gene encoding signal peptidase II: MYKYYGIAIIAVILDQWTKWLIVKNMELGERISVWDPWFGILSHRNRGAAWGMLEGQMWLFSLVTVAVIIAIIYFNHTEAKGKPLFHVSLMLLLGGAVGNFIDRLFRGEVVDFVDVFIPVINYHFPIFNIADAALTIAVVMLFITIILEEKKDKKKVK, from the coding sequence GTGTATAAATATTACGGAATCGCAATAATTGCAGTCATTTTGGATCAATGGACAAAGTGGCTCATTGTTAAAAATATGGAATTAGGGGAACGCATCAGTGTTTGGGATCCTTGGTTTGGCATCTTATCGCATCGTAATCGTGGTGCGGCATGGGGCATGCTGGAAGGACAAATGTGGTTGTTCTCACTCGTAACAGTTGCTGTCATTATCGCAATTATTTATTTTAATCATACAGAAGCAAAGGGTAAGCCACTATTTCATGTAAGTTTAATGTTGTTATTAGGTGGTGCGGTCGGTAACTTTATTGACCGTTTATTCCGAGGAGAAGTAGTTGATTTTGTCGATGTTTTTATACCGGTAATCAACTATCATTTCCCGATCTTTAATATTGCAGACGCAGCTTTAACAATTGCTGTTGTAATGCTTTTCATTACGATCATACTAGAAGAAAAAAAGGATAAGAAAAAGGTGAAATAA
- a CDS encoding RluA family pseudouridine synthase, with product MTVVTLTIEEFAGERIDKALSQMEESWSRSQIGNWLDEERILVNGAAVKAKYKVKQGDVIEVTVPEVEDLEIVPEDLNLEIVYEDADVLVVNKPRGMVVHPAPGHTSGTLVNGLMHHCKDLSGINGVARPGIVHRIDKDTSGLLMVAKNDVAHESLVNQLVEKSVTRKYTALVHGHIAHEKGTIDAPIGRDQKDRQKQAVVDKGKHAVTHFQVIERFGDFTLVECRLETGRTHQIRVHMNYIGFPLAGDPKYGPRKTIDFGGQVLHAGVLGFIHPVTKKYLEFESPLPEDFKQLLEELRG from the coding sequence ATGACAGTAGTCACATTAACAATAGAAGAATTTGCAGGAGAACGTATCGATAAGGCACTTTCACAAATGGAAGAATCTTGGTCACGTTCGCAAATTGGTAACTGGCTGGATGAAGAGCGTATTTTAGTGAACGGTGCAGCCGTAAAAGCAAAATATAAAGTAAAACAAGGGGACGTTATTGAAGTAACGGTTCCTGAAGTGGAAGATTTGGAAATCGTTCCAGAAGATTTAAATTTGGAAATCGTTTATGAAGATGCCGACGTATTAGTCGTGAATAAACCGCGTGGAATGGTCGTTCACCCGGCTCCAGGCCATACTTCAGGCACATTAGTAAATGGTTTAATGCATCACTGCAAAGACTTATCAGGCATTAACGGTGTAGCACGTCCAGGGATTGTACACCGTATTGATAAAGATACGTCCGGTTTATTAATGGTAGCAAAAAATGATGTTGCCCATGAAAGTCTTGTTAATCAGCTTGTTGAGAAGTCGGTAACACGTAAGTATACGGCTTTAGTACATGGTCATATTGCGCATGAAAAAGGCACAATTGATGCACCGATCGGCCGTGACCAGAAAGACCGTCAAAAGCAGGCCGTTGTCGATAAAGGCAAGCATGCGGTTACACATTTCCAAGTAATCGAGCGTTTTGGTGACTTTACTTTAGTGGAGTGCCGTCTTGAAACAGGCCGTACCCACCAAATTCGTGTGCACATGAACTATATTGGTTTCCCATTGGCAGGCGATCCGAAATATGGTCCAAGAAAAACAATCGATTTCGGCGGACAAGTTTTACATGCAGGTGTTTTAGGCTTTATCCACCCTGTAACGAAAAAATATTTAGAGTTTGAATCACCACTACCGGAAGATTTCAAACAGTTATTAGAAGAATTACGCGGGTAA
- the pyrR gene encoding bifunctional pyr operon transcriptional regulator/uracil phosphoribosyltransferase PyrR, producing the protein MENFTVLLDGPSMNRAITRIAHEIIERNKGIDEVILVGIKTRGAYLARRLAERIETIEGKAIRTGELDITLYRDDLSPKHDQAQVKQVDIEHQVKDQKVVLIDDVLYTGRTVRAALDAIMDLGRPAQIQLGVLVDRGHRELPIRADYVGKNIPTSSAERIVVNLVETDKEDIVTIHKFEE; encoded by the coding sequence ATGGAAAATTTTACAGTATTACTTGATGGACCATCGATGAACCGCGCGATTACAAGAATCGCACACGAAATTATTGAACGCAACAAAGGCATTGACGAAGTGATTTTAGTCGGGATTAAAACACGCGGCGCCTATTTGGCAAGACGCCTAGCAGAAAGAATCGAAACGATTGAAGGGAAAGCGATTCGGACAGGAGAGCTTGACATTACATTGTACCGTGATGATTTATCTCCTAAGCACGATCAGGCACAAGTAAAGCAAGTCGATATTGAGCACCAAGTAAAGGATCAGAAAGTCGTGCTGATCGATGACGTTCTTTATACAGGAAGAACAGTTCGTGCAGCACTCGATGCCATTATGGACTTAGGCAGACCGGCACAAATTCAGCTTGGGGTTCTCGTTGACCGGGGCCACCGCGAATTGCCGATCCGTGCAGATTATGTAGGGAAAAATATTCCGACATCAAGTGCTGAACGTATTGTCGTCAATCTTGTAGAAACAGACAAAGAAGATATCGTAACAATTCATAAATTTGAGGAATAA
- a CDS encoding solute carrier family 23 protein, producing the protein MTKAVLDIHEKPTAGQLITFSFQHMFAMFGSTILVPKLVGLSPAIALLTSGIATIIFLFITQFKVPAYLGSSFAFISPIILVAGMTEAGVSINPGNAMIGAMMVGVVYAIVALLIWKTGYKWLMNILPPIVVAPVIIVIGLGLSGTAVDMAMNVNGEYSGLHFSAALVTLATAIIFTVFFKNILSAMPILMGIVVGYIYSVIVGIVDFTAVKNAKFFALPDFLIPGVDYEFQLTGAIFIGMVPIVIVTISEHIGHQLVLGKVVNRNYIKDPGLHRSLLGDGLGTFASALIGGPPKTTYGENIGVLAITRVYSVYVIMGAAVVAIIVSFSGQLMALIETIPTAVLGGISILLFGIIAASGLRMLVESKVDFGNNRNMVIASVILVVGIGGAAMRFTESFAIEGMALASIIGVILNLVLPGREVTEKDIYETEE; encoded by the coding sequence ATGACGAAAGCAGTATTGGATATTCATGAAAAACCTACAGCAGGGCAGCTGATTACATTTAGTTTCCAGCATATGTTTGCCATGTTCGGATCAACAATTTTAGTACCAAAATTAGTCGGGCTGAGCCCAGCGATAGCACTTTTAACAAGCGGAATCGCCACAATCATCTTTTTGTTCATTACACAGTTTAAAGTACCGGCTTACTTAGGTTCATCGTTCGCCTTCATCTCTCCTATTATCTTAGTAGCAGGAATGACGGAAGCAGGAGTTTCCATCAACCCGGGAAATGCAATGATCGGGGCAATGATGGTCGGGGTTGTATACGCAATCGTAGCATTATTAATTTGGAAAACAGGCTACAAATGGCTGATGAATATTTTACCGCCAATCGTTGTTGCACCGGTAATCATCGTAATCGGATTAGGCTTGTCAGGCACGGCAGTAGATATGGCGATGAATGTGAACGGGGAATATAGCGGCCTTCATTTCTCGGCAGCATTAGTAACATTAGCGACGGCGATTATTTTCACTGTATTCTTTAAAAACATTTTAAGTGCAATGCCGATTCTTATGGGAATTGTAGTCGGCTATATATATTCAGTCATCGTCGGAATCGTTGACTTCACGGCAGTAAAAAATGCGAAGTTCTTCGCTTTGCCGGACTTCTTAATCCCTGGTGTAGATTATGAGTTCCAACTTACTGGAGCTATCTTTATCGGGATGGTGCCGATCGTCATTGTGACGATTTCAGAACATATCGGTCACCAGCTAGTGTTAGGAAAAGTTGTAAACCGCAACTATATTAAAGATCCGGGCTTACATCGTTCGCTGTTAGGTGATGGTCTTGGAACATTTGCTTCAGCACTGATCGGTGGTCCGCCAAAAACTACATATGGCGAAAACATCGGGGTTCTAGCAATCACACGTGTATATTCAGTGTATGTAATCATGGGAGCAGCAGTCGTTGCCATCATCGTATCGTTTTCAGGTCAGCTGATGGCACTGATTGAAACGATTCCGACAGCGGTACTTGGCGGTATTTCAATCCTGTTATTCGGGATTATCGCAGCAAGCGGTTTACGTATGTTAGTGGAAAGTAAAGTGGACTTCGGAAATAACCGGAACATGGTTATTGCATCTGTCATACTGGTAGTCGGAATCGGCGGAGCAGCAATGCGCTTTACAGAAAGCTTTGCGATTGAAGGCATGGCATTAGCATCGATTATCGGTGTCATCTTGAACCTTGTATTGCCGGGCCGTGAAGTAACAGAAAAAGATATTTACGAAACAGAAGAATAA
- a CDS encoding aspartate carbamoyltransferase catalytic subunit, protein MKNLLSMEHLSNEEIMMILNRAQHFEDGEKPVLPRDFHVANLFFEPSTRTKTSFEMAERRLGCTVIPFDAEFSSTTKGETLYDTVKTLEMIGIDAVVIRDKEDEYYNELLEGIGCAVINAGDGAGQHPSQSLLDLYTIQKEFGRFEDLNITIVGDISHSRVAKSNATALTRLGANVRFLCPPAWAGNFEAAHSWDEVLEDSDVIMLLRIQHERHSVSKNFSKESYHAEYGLTIEREQRMKERAIIMHPAPVNRDVEIADALVECSRSRIFEQVRNGVFTRMAILETILKGRDQYDNSYTKCETTQ, encoded by the coding sequence ATGAAAAACTTATTATCGATGGAACATTTGTCAAATGAAGAAATAATGATGATTTTAAATCGAGCACAGCATTTCGAAGATGGAGAAAAACCTGTGTTACCACGTGACTTTCATGTAGCAAACCTTTTCTTTGAGCCAAGTACACGTACAAAAACGAGCTTTGAAATGGCGGAGCGTCGACTAGGGTGTACAGTAATTCCGTTTGATGCTGAATTCTCCAGCACAACAAAAGGAGAAACACTGTACGACACAGTCAAAACATTGGAAATGATCGGCATTGATGCGGTCGTAATTCGGGATAAGGAAGATGAATATTATAACGAGCTTTTAGAAGGAATCGGGTGTGCAGTCATCAATGCAGGAGACGGCGCTGGCCAGCATCCTTCACAGTCATTGCTGGATTTATATACGATCCAGAAAGAGTTCGGGCGATTTGAAGATTTGAATATTACAATCGTCGGAGATATTTCACATAGCCGTGTCGCAAAATCAAATGCGACAGCACTTACTCGTTTAGGGGCGAATGTCCGATTCCTTTGTCCGCCGGCATGGGCAGGAAATTTTGAAGCGGCACATAGCTGGGATGAAGTACTTGAAGACAGCGATGTCATCATGCTGCTGCGCATCCAGCATGAACGTCATTCCGTAAGCAAGAACTTTTCAAAAGAAAGCTACCATGCAGAATACGGCTTAACAATTGAACGTGAACAGCGGATGAAAGAGCGAGCTATCATTATGCACCCGGCACCGGTGAACCGTGATGTGGAAATTGCGGATGCCCTTGTTGAATGCAGTCGTTCCCGCATTTTTGAACAAGTGCGAAACGGTGTATTTACTCGAATGGCCATTTTAGAAACGATTTTGAAAGGAAGAGATCAATATGACAACAGTTATACAAAATGTGAAACTACTCAATAA
- a CDS encoding dihydroorotase, with translation MTTVIQNVKLLNKEGELVVSTIVIENGKIASINGDIPTGAKLIDGKGYFASPGFVDVHTHLREPGFEHKETIATGSASAAKGGFTTICAMPNTKPVPDSVENMQLINGLIKESAVIRVLPYGSLTKDISGEVRTNMQELKEQGAVAFSDDGIGIQLASTMYEQMQQAAKIDAVVVAHCEDNSLIYDGVMHEGKRNKELGLPGIPSICESVQIARDVLLAEAAGARYHVCHVSTKESVRAVRDAKAAGIKVTAEVCPHHLLLEEMDIPSDDANWKMNPPLRAADDKDSLHAALLDGTIDCIATDHAPHTEEEKCCGMVGAPFGIVGFETAFPLLYTNFVATGKWTLKQLVDWMSVKAAQIFDLPYGTLEVGASADLVLIDLDKEQAIDADGFVSKGRNTPFNGWTAKGWPVVTMFEGNIVYQEAE, from the coding sequence ATGACAACAGTTATACAAAATGTGAAACTACTCAATAAGGAAGGCGAATTAGTAGTATCTACTATTGTAATAGAAAACGGCAAAATCGCTTCGATTAATGGAGACATTCCAACTGGCGCTAAACTGATTGACGGTAAAGGCTATTTCGCATCACCAGGTTTTGTCGATGTACATACACATTTACGTGAGCCTGGCTTTGAACATAAAGAAACGATTGCAACAGGTTCAGCATCTGCAGCAAAAGGCGGTTTTACAACAATATGTGCGATGCCAAATACGAAGCCGGTACCGGATTCGGTGGAAAATATGCAGCTCATTAACGGTTTGATTAAAGAAAGCGCAGTAATTCGGGTTTTACCATACGGTTCATTAACGAAAGACATTTCAGGTGAAGTTCGCACAAATATGCAAGAGTTAAAAGAACAAGGTGCAGTCGCTTTCTCGGATGACGGGATCGGAATTCAGTTAGCGTCGACTATGTATGAGCAAATGCAGCAGGCAGCAAAAATCGATGCGGTAGTTGTTGCACACTGTGAAGATAATTCACTTATTTACGATGGGGTTATGCATGAAGGTAAACGAAATAAAGAACTTGGATTACCAGGAATTCCTTCAATTTGCGAATCAGTACAGATCGCTCGTGATGTACTGCTCGCAGAAGCGGCCGGTGCACGCTACCATGTTTGCCACGTATCGACGAAAGAATCCGTACGTGCTGTAAGAGATGCGAAAGCGGCAGGTATTAAAGTGACTGCGGAAGTTTGTCCTCACCACTTATTATTAGAAGAAATGGACATTCCATCAGATGATGCGAACTGGAAGATGAATCCTCCATTACGAGCTGCAGACGATAAAGATTCACTGCATGCAGCACTTTTGGACGGTACGATCGACTGTATCGCGACAGACCATGCACCGCATACAGAAGAGGAAAAATGCTGCGGTATGGTTGGGGCACCATTTGGAATCGTCGGTTTTGAAACAGCATTCCCATTGTTGTATACAAATTTTGTAGCGACAGGAAAATGGACATTAAAACAATTAGTCGACTGGATGAGTGTAAAAGCAGCCCAAATTTTCGATCTTCCATACGGAACATTGGAAGTAGGCGCATCAGCAGATCTTGTACTAATTGATTTGGATAAAGAACAGGCAATCGATGCAGATGGTTTTGTTTCTAAAGGACGCAATACACCATTTAACGGATGGACAGCAAAAGGATGGCCGGTAGTAACGATGTTTGAAGGCAATATTGTATATCAGGAGGCAGAATAA
- a CDS encoding carbamoyl phosphate synthase small subunit codes for MKKRLLILEDGTVFTGTAFGSDKASQGEVVFTTGMTGYQETISDPSFYGQIVTLTYPLVGNYGINRDDFEAITPAIRGFVVRELAEQPSNWRSDMSLGDYLASQNIPGIEGIDTRKLTRIIRTKGAVRAILTEADAEVDITQIVAQLQETPYITHHVREVSPKAAYPSPGRGKRVVLIDFGMKHGILRELNKRDCDVLVVPYNTTAEQILAMHPDGIMLSNGPGNPEDVTEGIETIKGLIGKVPIFGICLGHQLFSLACGAKSFKLPFGHRGGNHPVKNLRTGRTDLTSQNHGYAIDIESLKDTDLELTHVALNDGTCEGVRHKKYPIFTVQYHPEASPGPEDSNYLFDEFIEMMEIEAAKENQYA; via the coding sequence ATGAAAAAGCGTTTATTAATTTTAGAAGATGGCACTGTATTTACAGGCACTGCATTTGGAAGCGACAAAGCAAGTCAAGGAGAAGTTGTATTTACAACAGGGATGACAGGCTATCAGGAAACAATTTCAGATCCGTCATTTTACGGGCAAATTGTTACATTAACATACCCGTTAGTTGGAAATTACGGCATCAACCGTGATGACTTTGAAGCGATTACTCCTGCAATCCGCGGTTTTGTCGTACGCGAATTGGCAGAGCAGCCATCAAACTGGCGCTCGGATATGTCTTTAGGGGATTACTTGGCATCACAAAATATCCCTGGCATTGAGGGAATCGATACAAGAAAGTTAACGCGCATTATTCGTACAAAAGGGGCTGTACGCGCAATCTTAACGGAAGCAGACGCTGAAGTGGATATCACACAAATCGTCGCTCAATTACAGGAAACACCTTATATTACACATCATGTCCGCGAAGTATCGCCAAAAGCGGCATACCCTTCACCAGGACGCGGAAAACGTGTTGTGCTGATTGATTTTGGAATGAAACACGGCATTTTACGCGAACTGAACAAACGTGACTGTGATGTACTTGTCGTACCTTACAATACAACTGCCGAACAAATTTTAGCAATGCATCCGGATGGTATCATGCTTTCAAATGGTCCAGGGAACCCGGAAGATGTAACAGAAGGAATTGAAACGATTAAAGGACTAATCGGAAAAGTGCCAATCTTCGGTATTTGTCTAGGGCATCAGCTGTTTTCACTAGCTTGTGGCGCGAAATCGTTCAAATTGCCATTCGGTCACCGAGGCGGAAATCACCCGGTAAAAAATCTGCGTACGGGTCGTACGGATTTAACGAGCCAAAACCATGGCTATGCAATTGATATCGAGTCATTAAAAGACACGGATCTGGAGTTAACGCATGTCGCTTTAAATGATGGAACATGTGAAGGGGTACGTCATAAGAAATATCCGATCTTCACTGTGCAGTATCACCCGGAAGCATCACCAGGTCCTGAAGATTCAAACTACCTATTTGATGAATTTATCGAAATGATGGAAATCGAAGCAGCAAAGGAGAACCAATATGCCTAA
- the carB gene encoding carbamoyl-phosphate synthase large subunit, producing the protein MPKRTDINTILVIGSGPIVIGQAAEFDYAGTQACLSLKEEGYKVILINSNPATIMTDTEIADKVYIEPISLEFVSRILRKERPDAILSTLGGQTGLNMAIELDESGILDELGIEILGTKLDAIHKAEDRDLFRNLMYELGAPVPESDIIHNMEEAKAFVAKIGYPVIVRPAFTLGGTGGGICYNDQDLQEIVTSGLKYSPVTQCLLEKSIAGFKEIEYEVMRDAADNAIVVCNMENFDPVGIHTGDSIVVAPTQTLSDRENQMLRNISLDIIRALKIEGGCNVQLALDPYSFQYYVIEVNPRVSRSSALASKATGYPIAKLAAKIAVGLTLDEIKNPVTGSTFACFEPALDYIVAKIPRWPFDKFESAKRNLGTQMKATGEVMALGRTFEEAILKAVRSLETGHVHIEMKHAEDLTDSWIEKRIKKAGDERLFFIGEALRRGVTVEKIHEWSAIDLFFLTKLKKIVDMETTLAENKGNKEILRTAKRLGFADKKIAQLWEMKEQAVYEFRKEHGIIPVYKMVDTCAAEFESNTPYFYGTYEEENESIRTDKPSVVVLGSGPIRIGQGVEFDYATVHSVWAIQEAGYEAIIINSNPETVSTDFSISDKLYFEPLTIEDVMHIIDLEQPIGVVVQFGGQTAINLADKLEANGVKILGTTLEDIDRAENRNKFEAALQELKIPQPPGDTATSAEGAMKIAEGLGFPVLVRPSYVLGGRAMEIVYNMEELAHYMENAVEASPDHPVLVDRYLTGQEIEVDAICDGENVLIPGIMEHIERAGVHSGDSISVYPPQKLTYAQKETLVDYTTRLAKGLGIVGLMNIQYVMSEGEIYVIEVNPRSSRTVPFLSKITNIPMANIATKAILGQSIIEQGYPTGLAKEQQGVFVKVPVFSFAKLRRVDITLGPEMKSTGEVMGKDATYEKALYKGFVAAGMEIKTHGTILFTVSDKDKQEAISLAKRFSTVGYRIVATEGTAKTFEANGIKTDVVEKIGGKGKTLIDMIQNGEAQLVVNTLTKGKQPARDGFRIRRESVENGVPCLTSLDTAEAMLRVIESMTFTAEEMPKAEVVH; encoded by the coding sequence ATGCCTAAACGTACAGATATAAATACAATTTTAGTAATCGGCTCAGGTCCGATTGTAATCGGTCAAGCAGCGGAATTTGACTATGCAGGGACACAAGCTTGTCTATCATTAAAAGAAGAGGGTTATAAAGTTATTTTAATCAACTCGAACCCGGCAACAATTATGACGGATACTGAAATCGCAGATAAAGTATACATCGAGCCAATCAGCCTTGAATTTGTATCACGTATTTTACGTAAAGAGCGTCCGGATGCCATTCTTTCTACATTAGGTGGTCAAACAGGATTAAATATGGCAATCGAACTAGATGAATCCGGCATATTAGATGAACTGGGAATCGAAATCTTAGGTACGAAACTGGATGCGATTCATAAAGCCGAGGACCGTGACTTGTTCCGTAACTTAATGTATGAACTAGGAGCACCGGTTCCGGAATCAGATATTATTCATAATATGGAAGAAGCAAAAGCGTTCGTTGCAAAAATCGGTTATCCGGTAATCGTCCGTCCGGCATTTACGCTTGGCGGAACTGGCGGCGGAATTTGCTATAACGATCAGGACTTACAGGAAATTGTAACATCTGGTTTAAAATACTCGCCTGTAACACAATGTTTACTGGAAAAATCAATCGCAGGCTTTAAAGAGATTGAATACGAAGTAATGCGTGATGCGGCGGATAATGCAATCGTTGTATGTAATATGGAAAACTTTGACCCGGTAGGAATTCACACAGGTGACTCGATCGTTGTAGCACCAACACAAACATTATCGGATCGTGAAAACCAAATGCTGCGTAACATTTCACTCGATATTATTCGCGCACTGAAAATCGAAGGTGGCTGTAACGTTCAGCTGGCATTAGATCCTTACTCATTCCAGTACTATGTAATTGAAGTAAACCCGCGTGTATCACGTTCATCTGCATTAGCATCAAAAGCGACAGGCTATCCAATCGCGAAGCTAGCAGCAAAAATTGCAGTAGGTCTTACACTGGATGAAATTAAAAACCCTGTTACAGGTTCAACATTCGCATGCTTCGAGCCGGCACTGGACTACATTGTCGCTAAAATTCCACGCTGGCCATTTGATAAGTTCGAATCGGCAAAACGTAACCTAGGTACACAAATGAAAGCGACTGGGGAAGTAATGGCACTTGGTCGTACATTTGAAGAAGCGATCTTAAAGGCAGTTCGTTCATTGGAAACGGGCCATGTGCATATTGAAATGAAACATGCGGAAGATCTAACCGATTCATGGATTGAAAAGCGTATTAAAAAAGCAGGGGATGAGCGTCTGTTCTTTATCGGTGAAGCATTGCGCCGAGGCGTAACAGTAGAAAAAATCCATGAATGGTCTGCAATTGATCTGTTCTTCTTAACAAAGCTGAAAAAGATTGTGGATATGGAAACGACATTGGCAGAAAACAAAGGCAATAAAGAGATTTTACGTACAGCGAAACGTCTAGGCTTTGCGGATAAAAAAATTGCACAGCTTTGGGAAATGAAAGAGCAGGCGGTTTATGAATTCCGTAAAGAGCATGGTATTATTCCAGTATATAAAATGGTTGATACATGTGCTGCAGAATTCGAATCGAATACACCATACTTCTACGGAACATACGAGGAGGAAAACGAGTCCATCCGCACTGACAAACCATCTGTTGTCGTACTTGGCTCAGGTCCGATCCGTATCGGTCAAGGGGTAGAGTTCGACTACGCAACAGTTCACTCTGTATGGGCGATTCAAGAAGCGGGCTATGAAGCGATCATCATTAACTCGAATCCAGAAACGGTTTCGACTGACTTCTCGATTTCGGATAAATTATACTTCGAGCCATTAACAATTGAAGATGTAATGCACATTATCGATCTGGAACAGCCGATCGGTGTAGTTGTACAGTTCGGCGGGCAAACAGCGATCAATCTAGCGGATAAGCTGGAAGCGAACGGCGTGAAAATTTTAGGAACAACTCTTGAAGACATTGACCGTGCGGAAAACCGTAATAAATTTGAAGCGGCATTACAAGAACTGAAAATTCCGCAGCCTCCTGGCGATACAGCCACATCTGCTGAAGGTGCGATGAAAATTGCAGAAGGTTTAGGATTCCCTGTATTAGTTCGCCCATCATATGTACTAGGCGGACGTGCAATGGAAATTGTTTATAACATGGAAGAGCTTGCTCACTATATGGAAAATGCGGTAGAAGCATCACCGGATCACCCTGTATTGGTGGACCGTTATTTAACAGGACAGGAAATTGAAGTCGATGCCATCTGTGACGGGGAGAATGTGTTGATTCCGGGAATCATGGAGCATATTGAACGCGCTGGGGTACACTCAGGTGACTCGATCAGTGTATATCCACCACAAAAGTTAACGTATGCTCAGAAAGAAACATTAGTAGACTATACGACTCGCCTTGCAAAAGGTCTTGGCATTGTCGGTTTAATGAATATCCAATATGTAATGAGCGAAGGTGAAATTTACGTTATCGAAGTAAATCCGCGCTCAAGCCGTACAGTACCGTTTTTAAGTAAAATTACAAACATTCCAATGGCAAATATCGCAACAAAAGCGATTCTTGGTCAATCGATCATTGAACAAGGCTACCCAACTGGACTTGCAAAAGAACAGCAAGGTGTATTCGTAAAAGTACCGGTATTCTCATTCGCGAAATTACGCCGTGTCGACATCACATTAGGACCTGAAATGAAATCAACAGGGGAAGTAATGGGGAAAGATGCAACATACGAAAAAGCATTATATAAAGGCTTCGTAGCAGCGGGTATGGAAATTAAAACACATGGTACCATCCTGTTCACTGTATCGGATAAAGATAAGCAGGAAGCGATCAGCCTGGCGAAACGCTTCTCAACGGTCGGCTACCGTATCGTTGCAACAGAAGGTACAGCAAAAACATTTGAAGCAAATGGTATTAAGACAGACGTTGTTGAAAAAATCGGCGGTAAAGGCAAAACATTGATTGACATGATTCAAAACGGTGAAGCCCAATTAGTTGTCAATACATTAACAAAAGGGAAACAGCCTGCACGCGACGGCTTCCGTATTCGTCGTGAATCAGTTGAAAACGGCGTACCATGCCTAACTTCACTGGATACAGCAGAAGCAATGCTGCGTGTAATTGAGTCAATGACATTTACAGCAGAAGAAATGCCGAAAGCGGAGGTTGTACACTAA